Proteins encoded within one genomic window of Acinetobacter sp. YWS30-1:
- the ilvA gene encoding threonine ammonia-lyase, biosynthetic produces MLSRLVRQILQATVYDVAIETPLEAAPRISERLNNNIRFKREDLQPVFSFKLRGAYNRISQLPKSQLERGVITASAGNHAQGVALSGKKLGIRAIIVMPKTTPDIKVQAVKRLGGEVVLHGDSFDVANKYAIQRAQEDGMTFIPPYDDELVMAGQGTIANEILRQWRDVEYVFVAVGGGGLIAGVAAYLGDVAPHVKVIPVEYDESACLKAALEANERVILPSVGLFADGTAVAQIGEKPFDVIRLQKSDNSGPIVEPDVVLVNTDEVCAAIKDTYDECRSIVEPSGAMALAGIKKYVAEHGIQGKNIVSIVCGANMNFDRLRYIAERTELGERKEAIFAVTIPEEKGSFLKFCRALQGRNITEFNYRSSDASAAQVFVGISLKNGEKERQEIYENLKFDYDVDDLSDDEVAKLHIRYLIGGHADIENERLFRVEFPERPGALLMFLECLGPTHNITLFHYRNHGAAEGRVLVGLEAEDAQQNPDGLIETLESITYPYEEITNNLGYQRFLK; encoded by the coding sequence ATGCTGTCTCGTTTGGTTCGACAAATTTTACAAGCAACGGTCTACGATGTTGCAATCGAAACCCCACTCGAAGCAGCGCCACGAATTAGCGAACGCTTAAATAATAACATTCGCTTTAAACGTGAAGATTTACAACCGGTCTTTTCATTTAAACTACGCGGTGCCTATAACCGTATTAGTCAATTACCGAAATCACAACTCGAACGTGGCGTTATCACAGCTTCAGCAGGCAACCATGCCCAAGGCGTGGCACTGTCAGGGAAAAAGCTGGGTATTCGCGCGATTATTGTGATGCCAAAGACCACGCCCGACATTAAAGTCCAAGCAGTAAAACGTTTAGGGGGTGAAGTAGTATTACATGGTGATTCATTTGACGTTGCCAATAAATATGCCATTCAACGTGCCCAAGAAGATGGCATGACCTTTATTCCACCTTATGACGATGAACTGGTGATGGCCGGTCAAGGTACGATTGCCAATGAAATCCTGCGTCAATGGCGCGATGTAGAATATGTCTTCGTTGCTGTTGGTGGTGGTGGCCTGATTGCCGGTGTTGCAGCGTACTTGGGAGATGTGGCTCCGCATGTCAAAGTGATTCCTGTGGAATATGATGAATCCGCGTGCTTAAAAGCGGCCTTAGAAGCCAATGAACGTGTGATTCTGCCATCAGTCGGTTTATTTGCCGATGGTACTGCGGTGGCACAAATTGGTGAAAAACCATTTGATGTGATCCGTCTGCAAAAATCAGATAATTCTGGCCCAATTGTTGAACCTGATGTGGTACTGGTCAATACCGATGAAGTCTGTGCAGCAATTAAAGATACTTATGATGAATGCCGTAGCATCGTAGAACCGTCAGGTGCAATGGCGTTGGCAGGGATTAAAAAATATGTCGCTGAACACGGCATTCAAGGCAAAAACATCGTATCGATTGTTTGCGGTGCGAACATGAACTTCGACCGTCTGCGCTATATTGCCGAACGTACAGAACTCGGCGAACGCAAAGAAGCTATCTTTGCCGTAACTATTCCAGAAGAAAAAGGTTCATTCCTGAAATTCTGCCGTGCACTACAAGGCCGTAATATCACAGAGTTTAACTACCGTTCAAGTGATGCTTCTGCAGCTCAGGTCTTTGTCGGTATCAGCCTGAAAAATGGTGAAAAAGAACGTCAGGAAATCTATGAAAACCTGAAATTCGACTACGATGTTGATGATCTGTCTGATGACGAAGTCGCAAAACTACATATCCGTTACCTGATTGGCGGTCATGCTGATATTGAAAATGAGCGTCTGTTCCGTGTGGAATTCCCGGAACGTCCAGGTGCCCTGCTAATGTTCCTGGAATGTCTTGGCCCAACGCATAACATCACCCTGTTCCATTACCGTAACCACGGCGCT
- the rpiA gene encoding ribose-5-phosphate isomerase RpiA, with the protein MSLYATQDEKKQAAAKAALKHLPKGGILGVGTGSTVNFLIDLLPELQLEAAVASSEATAQRLKKLGIEVVDMNSVGGLDAYVDGADEIDRHMHMIKGGGAALTREKIVASIAKKFVCIVDDSKWVEQLGRDFPLPVEVIPMARSAVARKLVALGGDPAYREGVVTDNGNVILDVHNLNILNALELEKTINDIPGVVCNGIFAINKADIAIVATNNGIEERTAI; encoded by the coding sequence ATGAGTCTATATGCAACCCAAGATGAGAAAAAACAAGCTGCAGCCAAAGCGGCTTTAAAACACTTACCAAAAGGGGGCATTTTAGGCGTAGGTACAGGTAGTACCGTTAACTTTTTAATTGACCTTTTACCAGAACTGCAATTGGAAGCTGCTGTTGCAAGTTCTGAAGCGACTGCACAGCGTCTGAAAAAATTAGGCATTGAAGTGGTTGATATGAATAGCGTGGGCGGTTTAGATGCCTATGTCGATGGTGCTGATGAAATTGACCGTCATATGCACATGATCAAAGGTGGTGGTGCTGCGCTTACACGTGAAAAAATCGTGGCGTCGATTGCGAAAAAATTCGTATGTATCGTCGATGATTCGAAATGGGTAGAGCAGTTGGGTCGTGATTTCCCATTACCTGTTGAAGTGATTCCAATGGCACGTTCAGCAGTCGCACGTAAGTTGGTGGCATTAGGTGGTGATCCTGCTTACCGTGAAGGTGTAGTGACTGATAATGGAAATGTTATTTTGGATGTGCATAACCTGAATATTCTGAATGCGCTTGAGCTGGAAAAAACGATTAATGACATTCCAGGCGTCGTATGTAACGGTATTTTCGCGATCAATAAAGCGGATATTGCGATTGTTGCGACCAATAATGGTATTGAAGAGCGTACAGCGATTTAA